The genomic DNA aagaaaaacaaaaaatgtctGCTCCTATTCAGAATCTCTCCTCTTCATCCGATTCAATGAGCGAAGAAGAAACAGAATCATGTTTAACTACTGTTTCAAAAGATCTAAAGCCACTGCCATTGAAGAAATCCACAGGTAAGAAACGGATCCGGGTTGAAGAAAGTACTGAAAGTTTTTATGAAAGATATCCATCACTGAAAAAATCATTGAAGTACGAACTTGCATATGGTTTAAACTTGTATCATCTTTTCGAAAAGTATCGGAGTAAAATTGGTGATATAAAAGCGAAAGAACTGGATGAGAAATGGTGTAAATTGTTCGAGAAAGAGGCTGAAATTGAGAGGGAGAGTGTCGAGTTACAGAAACTTATGCATGAGTCTAGCAAGAAGTAGATTATAATGTAATTGTTGGTTTGCTATAATTCTCTTTTGGATGGTTTTCAGATTGGgtggttgtttttgttttcatgGTGTAGTAGACTTTTGAATTAATGAAtgtgttttaagtttatatttatatttggtttTGAATCTATTATTGTATAGTTTCTtgttaagacaaaaaaaaaaaagataggaTAGTTATATGATGCTATATAGTGACCGCAGTATTCCTCTAGGACAAATAGTTCTgttaagttaaatattataaatatgaaaactaATCTAATGGTAAGATATGCATTTTAGGACtgaatttgtatttgtatttgtatttttaataaatgtcaAATAAAcgaattataaaacaaaatttatgttcATACATATatcacttatttttttctttttaattttaataaaattaggtGAGAACTCTACAAAATCAAAGTAGTCCTTAATCTTAGAAATGAGCTTTTAAGTTCTCATGACTCaattcatttggtattttttgaaatagttgTAAGATTAAGCTTATCAAAATTTGTCTCATTGAAAGAAATGTGGCGTAGCTTTGTCTTAAAAAACAATATCTTTGTTTCTTATGATCTTTTTCGTCACGGACCCTTTGTAATTGAACCATATAAAGACATTGTTTCATTTTATCGACAAACTTCGATCTTTCATCTTTCGGGATATGAATGTTCAATGCTGCTGCAAGAGAAGttttatcaaatcaattgaGGTTTTTGCTTGCTGCCTCCGCCAAAATTACTTGGAAAACTCTTTTTTCAATCAGTCGATTCTTTCTTTTAGTCACACTGTTGTGCTGAGTTGTTTTAGAAAGTGCTTT from Impatiens glandulifera chromosome 9, dImpGla2.1, whole genome shotgun sequence includes the following:
- the LOC124915920 gene encoding uncharacterized protein LOC124915920 translates to MSAPIQNLSSSSDSMSEEETESCLTTVSKDLKPLPLKKSTGKKRIRVEESTESFYERYPSLKKSLKYELAYGLNLYHLFEKYRSKIGDIKAKELDEKWCKLFEKEAEIERESVELQKLMHESSKK